A part of Molothrus aeneus isolate 106 unplaced genomic scaffold, BPBGC_Maene_1.0 scaffold_30, whole genome shotgun sequence genomic DNA contains:
- the SAMD1 gene encoding sterile alpha motif domain-containing protein 1, with protein MAVPPPPPPGPEQAPRYQEWILDTIDSLRSRKARPDLERICRMVRRRHGPEPERTRAELEKLIQQRAVLRVSYKGSISYRNAARVQPPRRPPPPARRPPPVSLRDTARLLGGDGRLTRGRLQGSAAPGGGGGAAGAAPGAGGGGGTGGGARPERTRLGAIATARGERGRAAAGRARKPPCSSSEASAREEEEEEEDEDEEDEDGTGSEASEDAGPPRQLNGEGRGGPPLRPPGQPPPERPPQPKACAPGEGGCQHMAPLKKEGAFGQPDRAVSPALAGAEPSVPLSPGRPGPQAAEGAPFSCTAGRKDKAVDPVEWSVRDVVEYFTEAGFPEQAGAFQEQEIDGKSLLLMQRADVLTGLSIRLGPALKIYEYHVKLLQRSHFQDEEPPPEPFPA; from the exons ATggcggtgccgccgccgccgccgccgggccccgAGCAGGCCCCGCGGTACCAGGAGTGGATCCTGGACACCATCGACTCGCTGCGTTCGCGCAAGGCGCGGCCGGACCTGGAGCGCATCTGCCGCATGGTGCGGCGGCGGCACGGCCCCGAGCCCGAGCGCACCCGTGCCGAGCTGGAGAAGCTGATCCAGCAGCGCGCCGTGCTCCGCGTCTCCTACAAGGGCAGCATCTCGTACCGCAACGCCGCCCGCGTGCagccgccgcgccgcccgccgccgcccgcccgccgcccgccgcccgtcAGCCTCCGCGACACCGCGCGGCTGCTCGGCGGCGACGGCCGCCTCACCCGCGGCCGCCTCCAGGGCTCGGCCgcgcccggcggcggcgggggggcgGCCGGAGCGGCccccggggcgggcggcggcggcggaacgggcggcggggcccggcccgaGCGCACCCGGCTGGGCGCCATCGCCACGGCCCGCGGGGAGCGCGGGAGAGCGGCCGCGGGGAGGGCGCGGAAG cccccctgcagcagcagcgagGCCTCAGCgcgggaggaggaagaggaggaggaagatgaggatgaagaaGACGAGGACGGGACGGGCTCGGAGGCCTCGGAGGACGCGGGGCCCCCCCGGCAGCTGAACGGGGAGGGCCGGGGGGGGCCCCCCCTGCGCCCCCCGGGGCAGCCGCCCCCAGAGAGGCCCCCCCAGCCCAAGGCCTGCGCCCCGGGGGAGGGGGGCTGCCAGCACATGGCCCCCCTCAAAAAGGAGGGGGCCTTTGGGCAGCCCGACAGAGCAG tgtccccgGCGCTGGCGGGGGCTGAGCCCTCGGTGCCGCTGTCCCCAGGCCGGCCGGGCCCCCAGGCTGCCGAGGGGGCCCCGTTCAGCTGCAC ggccggGCGCAAGGACAAGGCCGTGGACCCGGTGGAGTGGTCGGTGCGGGACGTGGTCGAGTACTTCACCGAGGCCGGGTTCCCCGAGCAGGCCGGGGCCTTCCAGGAGCAG gagATCGATGGCAAGTCGCTGCTGCTGATGCAGAGGGCCGATGTGCTCACGGGGCTCTCCATCCGCCTGGGCCCCGCGCTCAAGATCTACGAGTACCACGTGAAGCTGCTGCAGCGCAGCCACTTCCAGGACGAGGAGCCCCCCCCGGAGCCCTTCCCGGCCTGA